In a genomic window of Sarcophilus harrisii chromosome 4, mSarHar1.11, whole genome shotgun sequence:
- the ABR gene encoding active breakpoint cluster region-related protein isoform X5 yields the protein MTDVLAQPDCNLNSVCEPLEGCCLERIEEPGSKRPPNTGARLWGRVRSKLLRQKLDPQTVQTKNWHMDVIEMNGIKVEFSMKFTSRDMSLKRTPSKKQTGVFGVKISVVTKRERSKVPYIVRQCVEEVEKRGIEEIGIYRISGVATDIQALKAVFDANNKDVLVMLSDMDINAIAGTLKLYFRELPEPLLTDRLYPAFMEGIALSDPAAKENCMMHLLRTLPDPNLITFLFLLEHLKRVAEKEPINKMSLHNLATVFGPTLLRPSEVESKGHLTSASDIWSHDVMAQVQVLLYYLQHPPISFAELKRNTLYFSTDV from the exons ATGACGGACGTCCTAGCCCAGCCCGACTGCAACCTGAACTCGGTGTGTGAACCGCTGGAGGGCTGCTGCCTGGAACGGATCGAGGAGCCGGGAAGCAAGCGGCCCCCCAACACGGGCGCCCGCCTCTGGGGCCGGGTCCGCAGCAAACTCCTCCGCCAAAAG CTGGACCCACAGACCGTGCAGACAAAGAACTGGCACATGGACGTGATCGAGATGAATGGG ATCAAGGTGGAGTTCTCTATGAAATTCACCAGCCGGGACATGAGCCTGAAGAGGACCCCGTCCAAAAAGCAGACAGGCGTGTTCGGGGTGAAGATCAGCGTCGTGACAAA GCGAGAGCGCTCCAAAGTGCCCTACATCGTCCGGCAGTGTGTGGAGGAGGTGGAGAAAAGAGGCATTGAGGAGATCGGGATCTACCGGATTTCGGGGGTGGCCACGGACATCCAGGCGCTGAAGGCCGTCTTTGACGCCA ACAATAAGGATGTGCTGGTGATGTTAAGTGACATGGACATCAATGCCATTGCGGGGACCTTGAAGCTCTACTTCCGGGAGCTCCCCGAGCCCCTCCTCACAGACAGACTCTACCCGGCCTTCATGGAGGGCATTG CTCTCTCCGATCCTGCCGCCAAGGAAAACTGTATGATGCACCTTCTCCGGACGCTTCCCGACCCCAACCTTATCACTTTCCTCTTCTTGCTAGAACACTTGAAAAG ggTTGCCGAAAAGGAGCCCATCAACAAGATGTCCCTGCACAACCTGGCCACTGTGTTTGGCCCCACATTACTGAGACCGTCCGAAGTAGAGAGCAAAGGACACCTGACCTCGGCCTCGGACATCTGGTCTCACGATGTCATGGCACAG GTCCAGGTCCTCCTCTATTACCTGCAGCACCCGCCCATCTCCTTTGCGGAGCTGAAACGGAACACACTGTACTTCTCCACAGACGTTTAG